CATGTGGATATTTATTTAAAACTTCTTTATCTAAACCTACTTCATTGAGAATATTAAGTAAATATTCATCAATATTTTCTTCTTTTTCTAAAACCTTTTGATAAATTACTCCTTCTAAAATTATATCCTTTATTTTATATTTAGGATTTAAACTACTATATGGACTTTGAAAAATCATCTGTATCTTTCCATTTATCTTTTTAGGATTTTCTAAAATATCCATTCCTTTAAATAATATCTGCCCCTTTGCTTTTAATAAAGCAACTATTATTTTGGATATACTTGTTTTTCCACTTCCAGATTCTCCAATAAGGCTAACAACTTCTCCCTCTTTTATATCAAAATTAATATCTTTTAATTTAAAACCACTTTCAAAAGTTTTATTCAAATTTCTTATTGACAATACCTCTTTCATATTTCTCCTTTAATCAGCAGTTGCAGCCTTAATTAATAATTTTGTATAATCATTTTTAGGTTCTTTTAAAATTTGTGTTGTACTATTTTCT
This Fusobacterium animalis 7_1 DNA region includes the following protein-coding sequences:
- a CDS encoding ABC transporter ATP-binding protein; amino-acid sequence: MKEVLSIRNLNKTFESGFKLKDINFDIKEGEVVSLIGESGSGKTSISKIIVALLKAKGQILFKGMDILENPKKINGKIQMIFQSPYSSLNPKYKIKDIILEGVIYQKVLEKEENIDEYLLNILNEVGLDKEVLNKYPHELSGGQRQRVGIARAVAVKPDLIIADEILTALDALTQIQILELFQKLKENKKISYLFISHDINVVKKISDRLLIIKDGEIIESGSKEKIFSKPEKEYTKKLIEISGIR